The DNA region tatcaaaactctttggttattttttagcgcgatgctaatggtctactcagattaaatggattgtgctaagctatgctaaaagtggtagcgccagacctggagatcagctgaatggattccaaaacggtaaaaatcaaatgttggaaaatgagcatattttcaaaaaaaagtggaatgtccttTAAATGTTATCTTAAAGATATGTATAGCCTAGTAATGCCAGTGACATCAGATGCTAAAAATCATTTAATCTTAATACAGTAAACTGTTCAAAATGTTTGATGAGAATATAAAAACTACGACTTTCTGCCTCGACAGTCACTATTTGAAACTTAGATAAAAATGCACGTTTATACAGATTTGAGATTTTGAAATAGTAGGTATATTAAACACAAAGTATAAATGCATAAGATCACATCCTTGATTTGTCCtataaagacagacagagattaGATCTAAATGAATCTGAATTTGACAGGTAATGTAATATACAAACTGCATTTTGTAAATGAGGCAGGTAAGCAAAGGGCAATGAAGGATTTAGGTTAGGATTACATGCAAGACTTTCCCAAGACTAATCTCTACTCCAGCAAgctatttaaaacataacctTTGACAAGCCACCGGAGCAAACGGATTACTGTGAAAAAGCAAAATGGGTGCTTTACTTTGAATATTGTCTCCATTTCGTCTCTGTCAATCTTGCCGTTTCCATCCTGATCAAAGAGTTTGAAGTACCACTTCAGTTTCTGGTTTATCTCTCCTTTCAATAAAAGACTTACAGCTGCGATATATTCCACAAAATCTATATACCCATCCTGGCGGAGAAAAACAATAAATTACAATTagacataaataataatatacaaATATTGTGACCATATTtgggctaaagtctcataatctaatgatgagattaggagcatcaaaatttaatttcactttgattttaatctttgacatgactttccttggtcaatattaaatatatcaaggttacatTTTAACAACATGTTCATCATTACATGTCAAGTCTGCTAAGATCATTTAGCATATCCCTAAATATAGCACCCAAACAATGAATTGATCATAACAAATAAACTCAAGAGTTTCTCTCACCCCGTCCATGTCAAAGGTGACAAACACTTGGTCCACATAACTGTTGGCCTCTTCAGTCATTCCCTGCATCTGAAGCATGGTCTTCAGTTCAAAGAGTGTGATGAGACCAGATGGTGATTCCCTCATGAACTTGTTATACCAGTGATGCATATCTTCAGCCAAGACCTCATCCAGGCTGGATCCATGAGCACCCATAACTCCTCAAAGAACCTGGAGATGTTTTCTCAGAGACAGTATCTGTGGTCTATAAAGCGTCTGTTGTTCAACACTGCGCTGGGATTGACTGTAGATGACAAGGGGCTTAAAGCTAAAGATCAGGCAACTAAATGGAGAGATAACCCTTTAATTGGATAACTGGCAAACTCTTCTAAGAATTAAAGAGCATTTTTGGCCGGTACACTGCGTCAGAGAGGAAAGTCAGACTTCTGGACTCACCCCTCCCAGTGTCAATTGTCATTTGTGAGGAACAAGAAGATCTCTGGGGAAACCCTTACGAGTTCAGTAGAGAACTGTGTGAAATTTAACTAGGACAGAGAAAAGATTAAGAAGATATTTATGGTACGCCTCAGCTGAATTTGGAAACTATAAATAGTTATTTGTTAAGGGTTGCATGTTTAAAATCTGTACATATTCTGTATTAATAGTACAGAAAGTTTGGTAACACTACTTTACAAAAGTATTTTACAATACACTTGTATTTGTTAACACTAATTAAAGATTAGCTAACCAAAATAACCTGGG from Paramisgurnus dabryanus chromosome 8, PD_genome_1.1, whole genome shotgun sequence includes:
- the guca1c gene encoding guanylyl cyclase-activating protein 3, with translation MGAHGSSLDEVLAEDMHHWYNKFMRESPSGLITLFELKTMLQMQGMTEEANSYVDQVFVTFDMDGDGYIDFVEYIAAVSLLLKGEINQKLKWYFKLFDQDGNGKIDRDEMETIFKAIQDITRSYDITPDDIVNLIYERIDVHNEGELTLEEFITGAKEHPDIMEMLTKMMDLTHVLEIIVNGQKKKKLTNVS